The DNA region CGGCATCGACCGGCTGACGATGGTGCTGGCCGGCGAGCCGAACCTGCGCGAGGTGATGGCGTTCCCAAAGACGCAGAACTTCGCCGACTTGTTCCTGGGCGCGCCGTCGACGGTCACGCAGCAGCAACTGGACGAGCTCAAGATCAAGCTGGTGGTCGAGGAGTAGTGGCGCCCGCGCGACGTTCTTGCCACGCGCCATGTCCTGTGCTACCATGGGTATGAACAGCCCTACTGTGTGCGTGATGCTCTACCAAAGTTTTGAGCCAACACGTTTCGTGAGGGAACCGATCTCAGCCCGGTGATGCCCCTGCGGGGGCAGACCCGGACGGTAGGTGCCCACCTGCGTTCTCGCAGGTTCAAAACTTTCGGGCACACGGCATGGTGGGGCGAATTTGCAAGCCAAAGCCAGCGAGCAGTCGCTGGCTTTTTCGTTTTGGTGACTACTCATGTTGTGCGCCGAGACCTAACAGGTTTTGCAAACCTGTTAGGTCTGCCCAGCACGACCATTCGTCAACTTTTTCGCTGGGCCACTGCGCCCCGCCCCTGTGCTATAATCGAGTCCATGCCCACGTACAGCGAACATATCATCCTGACCGGCCACATCGTCGACTCGCTCATCCTCGCGCGAGTGATGGACCGCATCATGGATAATGGCGGCAACTTCGAAGTCGAGAACATCAGCATCGGCCGCCACAAGGACGAGACGAGCTTCGCCCAACTGAAGGTCTACAGCGACGACTACGACACGCTGCGGCGCATCGTCGGCATCGTGCAGTCGCTCGGTGCGGAGCTGTTGCACGGCGGCGATGTCGTGACCGCCCCGGCGCCCGCCGACGGCGTGCTGCCCGACGAGTTCTACTCGACGACGAACCTCGTCACCCAGGTGCGTATCGCCGGCGAGTGGATCGATGTGCAGAACATCGAGATGGACGTCATGATCGTCGTCGATCGCGCCGCGCGCGCAGCCCGCTGCGTGCCGATCAACGAGATCAAGGCGGGCGAACCGGTCGCCATCGGTCACGACGGCATACGGGTACACCCGCTCGAGCGCTCGCGCGAGGCCGAGATCTTTTCGTTCATGGGCAGCGAGGTCTCCTCGGAGAAGCCGAAGCGGCTCGTCATCAAGCAGATTGCGCGCGAGATGCGCGCCATCCGCGAGCGCGGCGGGCGCATCGTGCTTGTCGCCGGGCCGGCCATCGTGCACAGCGGCGCCGGGCCCAGCCTGGCTGCGCTCGTGCGCGCCGGGTACATCTCGGAGCTGTTCGGCGGCAACGCGATCGCCACGCACGACATTGAGAGCGCGCTGCTCGGCACCTCGCTCGGCGTCGATCTGAAGACCGGCCTGCCGGTCGAAGGCGGCCACAAGAACCACGTGCGTGCCATCAATACGGTCCGGCAGCACGGCTCGATCCGCGCCGCCGTCGAGGCCGGCGTGATCACCAGCGGTATCATGTACGAGTGCGTGAAGCACAACATCCCGTACGTGCTGACCGGCTCGATCCGCGACGACGGCCCCCTGCCCGATGTGATTGCCGACATGGGCGAGGCGCAGCGCCGTATGCGCGAGGGCGTGCGCGGGGTGCAGATGTGCCTGATGGTCGCCACGATGCTGCACTCCATCGCCACCGGCAACCTGCTGCCGGCGCACGTCAAGGTCGTTGCCGTAGACATCAACCCGGCCGTCGTGACCAAGCTCGCCGATCGCGGCTCGTTCCAGGCGGTCGGTTTGGTGACCGATGCCGAACTATTCCTGAGCCAACTGGTCGAAGAACTCGATCTGCCCGTCTGATCCCCATGCCCCACGACGTCATTGTGATTGGCGCCGGCCCGGCCGGCGCAGCGGCCGCCCGGCGGCTAGCCCAGCGCGGCCTGAGCGTGCTCATCCTCGAGCGCTACCGGCTGCCGCGCTACAAGCCGTGCGGCGGCGGCCTGACGCACAAGGTCTTCGAGCGGCTGGACTTCGATATCGCGCCGGTCGTCGAGGCGCGCACGCACCGCTTCGTGCTGTCCTACGACAGCGAGACGCCTTTCAGCCGGCGACGCGACGCGCCGGCCGCGACGATGGTCATGCGCGACCGCTTTGATGCCCTGCTGACGCAGAAAGCGGTCGAAGCCGGAGCGCAGTTGCAGGACGGCGTGATCGTCGACCGTGTCGAACCGGACGACGACGGCGTGACCGTGCGGACCAAGGCGGACGCCTTCCGCGCCCGCTTCGTCGTCGGCGCCGACGGCGTCAACGGCATTACCGCGCGGGCCGCGGGTCTCATGGCCGGGCGTCACGACGGCGCGGCGCTGGAAGCCGAAATCCAGGTGCCCTCGGCGGTCATGGATCGCTGGCACGACGCATTGTTGTTCGACTTCGGCTCCATCCCGTGGGGCTACGCCTGGATCTTCCCGAAGGCTGAGCATCTGTCGATTGGCGTAGGCACCTATTACGCCAGCAGCAAGCTCAAATTGCGCGACTACCTCGACCGCTTTATGGAGCGCCAGCCCGACTTGCGCGGCCCACTGACCATGAAGGGGCATCGGGTACCGCTGGGTGGCCGCTTCGAGCGACTGCACGCCGGTCGCATCGTTCTGGCGGGTGACGCCGCGGCCACCGTCGACCCGTTCATCGGCGAGGGCATTTCGTATGCCATCCACAGCGGCCAGATTGCCGCCGAGGAGATCGCCGCCGCCGCCGCGCGCGGCGATGCCAACCTCGCGCAGCACACACGGCGCGTCAATCGCGAAATCCACGCCAACTTCCGCCTCGCCCGCATCGTGACGCAGTTCTATTATCGCTTTCCGCGCCAGTGCTTCAACCTGTTTGTGCCCGACGACGGGACGGTCAGCCGGACGCTCAGCATCTTCGAAGGCACGAGCAGCTACCGCAAACTGCTCCTCACCGTCATGACCGCCGCGCCGCGCCTGGCGATTAGCCGGTTGCTGAAGCGCGCGTCCGCATAGGATTATCGTCATGCAGATCGAACTGATCGTCACCGGGCCTATCCAGGAGAACTGCTACATCGTCATGGACGAGGCAACCCACGCCGCCATCATTGTCGATCCGGGCGATGACGCGCCCGAGATCATCGCCGCCGTCTCACGCATGGGCGCACAGCCGACTGCCATCGTGAACACGCACTGCCACTTCGACCACGTCGGCGCGGTCGAGGCGGTGCGGCGCGCGTACGGCATTCCGTTCTACATTCACCCGAAAGACCAGGCGATGCTCGAGCGCGCCTCGGAAAGCGCCGCGCGCTTCGGCATGCCGATGGAACAGCCGCGCGTGGACCGCTTCATCCGCGAAGGCGAAACGGTTCCGGTCGGCGCGCACTCGTTGGCCGTGCGGTTCACACCCGGCCACTGCCCCGGCCATGTCATTCTCGTCGGCGATGGTTTTGCGCTGGCCGGCGATG from Chloroflexota bacterium includes:
- a CDS encoding TIGR00300 family protein, whose translation is MPTYSEHIILTGHIVDSLILARVMDRIMDNGGNFEVENISIGRHKDETSFAQLKVYSDDYDTLRRIVGIVQSLGAELLHGGDVVTAPAPADGVLPDEFYSTTNLVTQVRIAGEWIDVQNIEMDVMIVVDRAARAARCVPINEIKAGEPVAIGHDGIRVHPLERSREAEIFSFMGSEVSSEKPKRLVIKQIAREMRAIRERGGRIVLVAGPAIVHSGAGPSLAALVRAGYISELFGGNAIATHDIESALLGTSLGVDLKTGLPVEGGHKNHVRAINTVRQHGSIRAAVEAGVITSGIMYECVKHNIPYVLTGSIRDDGPLPDVIADMGEAQRRMREGVRGVQMCLMVATMLHSIATGNLLPAHVKVVAVDINPAVVTKLADRGSFQAVGLVTDAELFLSQLVEELDLPV
- a CDS encoding geranylgeranyl reductase family protein; the protein is MPHDVIVIGAGPAGAAAARRLAQRGLSVLILERYRLPRYKPCGGGLTHKVFERLDFDIAPVVEARTHRFVLSYDSETPFSRRRDAPAATMVMRDRFDALLTQKAVEAGAQLQDGVIVDRVEPDDDGVTVRTKADAFRARFVVGADGVNGITARAAGLMAGRHDGAALEAEIQVPSAVMDRWHDALLFDFGSIPWGYAWIFPKAEHLSIGVGTYYASSKLKLRDYLDRFMERQPDLRGPLTMKGHRVPLGGRFERLHAGRIVLAGDAAATVDPFIGEGISYAIHSGQIAAEEIAAAAARGDANLAQHTRRVNREIHANFRLARIVTQFYYRFPRQCFNLFVPDDGTVSRTLSIFEGTSSYRKLLLTVMTAAPRLAISRLLKRASA
- a CDS encoding MBL fold metallo-hydrolase; its protein translation is MQIELIVTGPIQENCYIVMDEATHAAIIVDPGDDAPEIIAAVSRMGAQPTAIVNTHCHFDHVGAVEAVRRAYGIPFYIHPKDQAMLERASESAARFGMPMEQPRVDRFIREGETVPVGAHSLAVRFTPGHCPGHVILVGDGFALAGDVLFAGSVGRTDLPGTSWTELANSIQNQVLTLPDDTVVYPGHGPHTTIGRERLTNPFLQGL